From Leptolyngbya sp. KIOST-1, one genomic window encodes:
- the fabF gene encoding beta-ketoacyl-ACP synthase II, translating into MANSDSKRVVVTGMDAITPIGNSLDEYWAGLVAGRSGTDRITHFDPSQHASQIAAEVKGFDPGEFLDRKEVKRMDRFAQFAVIAGQRALAHSGLTITDLNAEQIGTCIGSGIGGLKVLEDQQEIYLNRGPSRCSPFMIPMMIANMAAGLTAIHTGAKGPSTCAVTACAAGSNAIGDAFRLIQNGYAQAMICGGTEAAVTPLSVAGFSAARALSTRNEDPTTASRPFDKSRDGFVIGEGCGILILEELQHALSRGATIYGEIVGYGMTCDAFHMTAPVPGGEGAARCIQLALKDAGVSPGEISYVNAHGTSTGANDPTETQAIKTALGEAAYRVAVSSTKSMTGHLLGGSGGIEAVATCLAIANDVAPPTINLHDPDPACDLDYVPNQSRPMPIEVAISNSFGFGGHNVTLVFKKYRS; encoded by the coding sequence ATGGCAAACTCTGATTCAAAGCGCGTCGTGGTGACTGGCATGGATGCCATTACCCCCATTGGCAACAGCCTGGACGAGTACTGGGCCGGGCTAGTGGCTGGGCGTAGCGGCACCGACCGCATCACCCACTTCGACCCGTCTCAGCACGCGTCGCAAATTGCCGCTGAGGTGAAGGGGTTTGACCCAGGCGAATTTCTCGACCGCAAAGAGGTCAAGCGCATGGACCGCTTCGCCCAATTTGCGGTGATTGCTGGCCAGCGCGCCCTGGCCCATTCCGGGTTGACTATCACCGATCTCAACGCCGAGCAAATTGGCACCTGCATTGGCTCAGGCATTGGCGGCCTCAAGGTGCTCGAAGACCAGCAGGAGATCTACCTCAACCGAGGCCCCAGCCGCTGTAGCCCCTTCATGATTCCGATGATGATCGCCAATATGGCGGCGGGGCTGACCGCCATCCACACGGGCGCGAAGGGGCCGAGCACCTGCGCCGTCACCGCCTGCGCCGCCGGCTCAAACGCCATTGGCGATGCCTTTCGCCTGATCCAAAACGGCTACGCCCAGGCGATGATCTGCGGCGGCACCGAGGCGGCGGTTACCCCCCTGTCGGTGGCGGGGTTCTCAGCGGCCCGCGCCCTCTCTACCCGCAACGAGGACCCCACGACCGCCAGTCGCCCCTTTGACAAGTCCCGCGACGGCTTTGTGATTGGTGAGGGCTGCGGCATTCTCATTCTCGAAGAGCTGCAGCATGCCCTCAGTCGGGGGGCCACCATCTACGGCGAAATCGTCGGCTACGGCATGACCTGCGACGCCTTCCACATGACGGCCCCCGTGCCCGGCGGCGAGGGGGCGGCCCGCTGTATTCAGCTGGCCCTCAAGGATGCCGGGGTATCGCCCGGCGAGATTAGCTACGTCAATGCCCACGGCACCAGCACCGGCGCCAACGACCCCACCGAGACCCAAGCGATTAAAACCGCCCTGGGGGAGGCGGCCTACCGGGTGGCGGTGAGTTCCACCAAGTCCATGACCGGCCACCTGCTGGGCGGGTCTGGGGGCATTGAGGCGGTGGCCACCTGTCTGGCGATCGCCAACGATGTGGCCCCCCCCACCATCAACCTGCACGACCCCGACCCCGCCTGTGACCTCGACTACGTCCCCAACCAGAGCCGCCCCATGCCCATTGAGGTGGCTATTTCCAACTCCTTCGGCTTTGGGGGGCACAACGTTACCCTCGTGTTCAAGAAATACCGTAGCTAG
- a CDS encoding acyl carrier protein: MSAETFEKVKKIVSEQLGVEEADVKPEASFANDLGADSLDTVELVMALEEEFGIEIPDEAAESIATVQDAVNFIEEKAAA, encoded by the coding sequence ATGAGCGCAGAGACTTTTGAAAAGGTCAAAAAGATTGTCAGCGAGCAGCTAGGGGTGGAAGAGGCTGACGTTAAACCCGAAGCGAGCTTTGCCAACGACCTGGGCGCCGATTCTCTCGATACGGTAGAGCTCGTTATGGCTCTGGAAGAGGAATTCGGGATTGAAATTCCTGACGAGGCCGCCGAGAGCATTGCTACGGTTCAGGATGCGGTCAATTTCATTGAAGAAAAAGCCGCTGCCTAG
- a CDS encoding Maf family protein has translation MPTSPRPQFVLASASKGRRLLLVGAGIHPFVCPSNFDEDQVALTAPPSYVATLARCKAESVAPQFPSALVLGCDSVLAFGGKIYGKPKDRDDAIARWQAMRGQVGEIHTGHALIAPSGITLVRSAVTRVYFADIDNATIETYVDSGEPLVCAGAFSIDGKGGMFIEKIEGCHTNVIGLSLPLLRVMLAELGYRATEFW, from the coding sequence ATGCCAACCTCTCCTCGCCCCCAGTTCGTGCTCGCCTCAGCCTCCAAGGGTCGCCGCCTGCTGCTAGTCGGGGCGGGTATCCATCCCTTTGTCTGCCCCAGTAACTTTGACGAGGACCAGGTGGCGCTGACGGCCCCGCCCAGCTACGTGGCCACCCTGGCCCGCTGTAAGGCCGAGTCGGTGGCCCCCCAGTTCCCCAGTGCGCTGGTGCTGGGCTGCGATTCAGTGCTGGCCTTTGGGGGCAAAATCTACGGCAAACCCAAGGATAGGGACGACGCGATCGCCCGTTGGCAGGCGATGCGGGGCCAGGTGGGCGAAATTCACACCGGCCATGCCCTGATTGCGCCCAGCGGGATCACCCTGGTACGCAGCGCCGTCACCCGGGTTTACTTTGCCGATATCGACAACGCCACCATTGAAACCTACGTTGACTCGGGGGAGCCGCTGGTCTGCGCCGGAGCCTTTTCCATCGACGGCAAAGGCGGCATGTTTATCGAAAAAATTGAGGGCTGCCACACCAATGTCATTGGCCTCAGCCTGCCGCTGCTGCGGGTCATGCTGGCAGAACTGGGCTACCGGGCCACGGAGTTCTGGTAG
- the psbP gene encoding photosystem II reaction center PsbP has product MLKRLATVLLIVFAVTLQGCVGGGGGLQAYADQYSGYEFMYPTGWVEVNVPGAADVVFHDIIHETENVSVVISDVPEGKDLDDLGTPTEVGYKLSKSFSALSGDESTVDLLSAQRITTADNKTYYILEYLADLPAGPRHNLASAIVRRGKLYTFNASTDESRWEKVRDMMKQSVASFKVA; this is encoded by the coding sequence ATGCTGAAGCGGCTGGCCACAGTGCTTTTGATTGTTTTTGCTGTTACCCTCCAGGGCTGCGTGGGCGGCGGCGGCGGGCTACAGGCCTACGCCGACCAGTACTCCGGCTACGAGTTCATGTACCCGACAGGTTGGGTTGAGGTGAACGTGCCCGGTGCCGCCGACGTGGTGTTCCACGACATTATTCACGAAACCGAAAACGTCAGCGTGGTGATCAGTGACGTACCCGAGGGCAAAGACCTCGACGACCTGGGCACCCCCACCGAAGTTGGCTACAAACTCTCCAAGAGCTTTAGCGCCCTTTCCGGGGATGAAAGCACCGTCGACTTGCTCAGCGCCCAGCGAATTACCACCGCCGACAACAAGACCTACTACATCCTCGAATACCTGGCCGACCTGCCCGCCGGCCCCCGCCACAACCTGGCCAGCGCCATTGTGCGCCGGGGCAAGCTCTACACCTTCAACGCCTCCACCGACGAGAGCCGCTGGGAGAAGGTCAGAGACATGATGAAGCAGTCGGTTGCTTCCTTTAAGGTGGCCTAG
- a CDS encoding class I SAM-dependent methyltransferase gives MTRPAPRFSRQLQASAALAPVLRCLALVALLWGVTACATPALQLSANYQSVSPSPDGIGRVYLGREIAQTMGHEGAGWLDRPSRVLQERPQAAIAALDLAPTDVVADIGAGTGYFARRIAPLVPQGRVLAVDIQPEMLAMLQAELEAQGIENVEPVLGQPDSPNLPSNAINLALMVDAYHEFAYPREMMQGVVAALKPGGRVVLAEYRAENPLVMIKRLHKMSVAQVRREMAAVGLAWIKTDDRLPEQHLLFFEKRA, from the coding sequence ATGACTCGCCCCGCCCCACGCTTTTCTCGCCAGCTTCAGGCCAGCGCCGCCCTGGCCCCAGTCCTGCGCTGTCTGGCCCTGGTGGCCCTGCTCTGGGGGGTGACCGCCTGCGCTACCCCGGCCCTCCAGCTCAGCGCCAACTACCAGAGCGTATCCCCCAGCCCGGACGGCATTGGACGGGTGTACCTGGGCCGGGAGATTGCCCAAACCATGGGCCATGAGGGGGCTGGCTGGCTCGATCGCCCCAGTCGAGTCCTTCAGGAACGGCCCCAGGCGGCGATCGCCGCCCTTGACCTCGCCCCCACCGATGTCGTGGCCGACATTGGCGCTGGTACCGGCTACTTCGCCCGCCGCATCGCGCCCCTGGTGCCCCAGGGCAGGGTGCTAGCCGTCGATATTCAGCCCGAAATGCTGGCGATGCTCCAGGCGGAGTTGGAGGCCCAGGGGATTGAGAACGTGGAGCCCGTGTTGGGCCAGCCCGACAGCCCCAACCTGCCATCCAATGCCATCAACCTGGCCCTGATGGTCGATGCCTACCACGAGTTTGCCTACCCCCGCGAGATGATGCAGGGGGTAGTGGCGGCGCTCAAACCCGGCGGGCGGGTTGTGCTGGCCGAGTACCGGGCCGAAAATCCCCTGGTGATGATCAAGCGCCTGCACAAGATGAGTGTGGCTCAGGTGCGCCGGGAAATGGCCGCCGTTGGCTTGGCCTGGATCAAAACCGACGATCGCCTGCCCGAGCAGCACCTGCTGTTTTTTGAAAAGCGGGCTTGA
- a CDS encoding DUF2854 domain-containing protein yields the protein MLGRTNLSLVLLAVGGVLTVIGFVAYFQDNSTLNLVGFFYGIPVLLGGLALRAAELEPAPYTQPTSPEVLKLREEQATPTQNQVRQDVTRYRYGQEAHLDVALQKLGLSPSGQECPELSGLHETEVEGSYALVLEFDSPTVPFTTWVEKKAKIESFFGPNLRADLSQPAADRVNLALITQLEPAAPAPVEAQ from the coding sequence ATGTTGGGGCGTACAAATCTGAGCTTGGTGCTGCTGGCAGTGGGGGGAGTGCTCACCGTCATTGGTTTCGTGGCCTACTTCCAGGACAACTCCACCCTCAATCTGGTCGGGTTTTTCTACGGCATTCCTGTGCTGTTGGGCGGGCTGGCCTTGCGGGCGGCGGAGCTAGAGCCTGCGCCCTACACCCAGCCCACTTCCCCGGAGGTACTCAAACTGCGCGAGGAACAGGCCACCCCCACCCAAAACCAGGTGCGCCAGGATGTCACCCGCTACCGCTACGGCCAGGAGGCCCACCTGGATGTCGCGCTGCAAAAACTGGGCCTGAGTCCGTCGGGGCAGGAGTGCCCTGAGCTCAGCGGCCTTCACGAAACCGAGGTTGAGGGCAGCTATGCCCTGGTGCTGGAGTTCGACTCGCCCACGGTACCTTTTACCACCTGGGTGGAAAAGAAAGCCAAAATTGAATCGTTCTTTGGCCCCAACCTCCGGGCCGACCTGAGCCAACCCGCCGCAGACCGGGTCAACCTGGCCCTGATCACCCAGCTGGAACCAGCCGCCCCGGCCCCGGTGGAGGCCCAGTAG
- a CDS encoding 2Fe-2S iron-sulfur cluster-binding protein produces the protein MATSYTVEIHHQGATQTITVPADQTILDAAQAAGLDLPTSCGAGVCTTCAALVLEGEVEQSDGMGVSPELQAEGYALLCVAYPRSNIKLETEKEDIVYQKQFGQG, from the coding sequence ATGGCCACCAGCTACACCGTCGAAATTCATCACCAGGGCGCTACCCAGACCATCACCGTCCCGGCAGACCAGACCATTCTCGATGCAGCTCAGGCGGCGGGCCTGGATCTACCTACCTCCTGTGGGGCGGGGGTCTGCACCACCTGTGCAGCCCTGGTGCTGGAGGGCGAGGTGGAGCAGAGTGACGGCATGGGGGTGAGTCCTGAGCTCCAGGCTGAGGGGTACGCGCTGCTGTGTGTGGCCTACCCCCGCTCCAACATCAAGCTGGAGACCGAAAAAGAGGACATCGTCTACCAAAAGCAGTTTGGCCAGGGATAG
- a CDS encoding DUF3326 domain-containing protein has product MPHPDLERRPYTAVLVVPTGIGAAVGGYAGDALPVARAIASVVDTLITHPNVMNGAQLYWPLPNACYVEGYGLDQFAAGRWGLAPVHRNRIGLVLDAAIEEDLRWRHLQAADAARATLGLDLTDYVVTDAALGVELRRAESGATWGTIQRPDSLLRAAEQAIAAGAEAIAVVARFPEDIDTEALQDYRQGQGVDPLAGAEAVISHLVVRTLKVPCAHAPALSPLPLDPSVAPKSAAEEIGYTFLPCVLAGLSRAPQFVPGPGAGRSSLGLWADRVDAIVVPASACGGSALLSLGRRALAIAVEANTTALAVGPEALGIPAVRVASYLEAVGLLAAHRAGVNPQALTAQMPQLKEFRPRAEVHPLGR; this is encoded by the coding sequence ATGCCCCACCCTGACCTCGAACGTCGTCCCTACACGGCGGTGCTGGTGGTGCCGACGGGAATCGGTGCCGCCGTGGGAGGCTACGCGGGGGATGCGCTGCCGGTGGCGCGAGCGATCGCCTCGGTGGTCGATACCCTGATCACCCACCCCAACGTGATGAACGGGGCGCAGCTGTACTGGCCCCTGCCCAACGCCTGCTACGTCGAGGGCTACGGCCTGGACCAGTTTGCGGCGGGGCGCTGGGGATTGGCTCCGGTACACCGCAACCGCATCGGGCTGGTGCTGGATGCGGCGATTGAAGAGGATTTGCGCTGGCGACACCTGCAGGCGGCGGACGCGGCCCGCGCCACCCTGGGCTTGGACTTGACCGACTACGTGGTCACCGATGCGGCGCTGGGGGTCGAGCTGCGTCGGGCTGAGTCGGGGGCGACCTGGGGGACCATTCAGCGGCCCGACAGCCTGCTGCGGGCGGCCGAGCAGGCGATCGCAGCCGGGGCTGAGGCGATCGCCGTTGTCGCCCGCTTCCCCGAAGACATCGACACCGAGGCCCTGCAGGACTATCGCCAGGGCCAGGGCGTTGACCCCCTGGCCGGAGCTGAGGCGGTGATCAGCCACCTGGTGGTGCGCACGCTGAAGGTGCCCTGCGCCCACGCCCCGGCCCTCAGCCCGCTGCCGCTGGATCCCTCAGTGGCACCCAAGTCAGCCGCCGAGGAAATTGGCTACACATTTTTGCCCTGCGTGCTGGCGGGGCTGAGTCGGGCGCCGCAGTTTGTGCCGGGGCCGGGGGCAGGCCGTTCTAGCCTAGGGCTGTGGGCCGATCGGGTCGACGCCATTGTGGTGCCCGCCAGCGCCTGCGGGGGCAGTGCTCTGCTAAGTCTGGGACGGCGGGCGCTGGCGATCGCCGTGGAGGCCAACACCACCGCCCTGGCAGTGGGTCCCGAAGCCCTCGGCATTCCGGCGGTGCGGGTGGCCTCATACCTGGAGGCGGTGGGGCTGCTGGCCGCCCACCGGGCCGGGGTTAACCCCCAGGCTCTGACCGCTCAAATGCCCCAGCTCAAAGAGTTTCGTCCCAGGGCAGAGGTTCATCCCTTGGGCAGATAG
- a CDS encoding response regulator: MTKRTVNVLLVEDDEVDVMNVQRAFKRNRIENPLYIASNGLDALSMLRGSDSQPPSVPSHRRLVLLDINMPKMNGLEFLQELRRDASLRSTPVVVLTTSDADQDRLEAYRLNVAGYILKPVTFATFADVMASLNQYWALCEIP, encoded by the coding sequence ATGACAAAACGCACCGTCAACGTTCTGCTCGTCGAAGACGATGAGGTCGACGTGATGAACGTTCAGAGGGCTTTTAAGCGCAACCGCATCGAAAACCCCCTCTACATTGCCAGCAATGGGCTAGACGCACTGTCGATGCTGCGCGGCAGCGATTCTCAGCCACCGTCAGTACCGAGCCATCGTCGCCTGGTACTGCTCGACATCAATATGCCCAAGATGAATGGGCTAGAATTTTTACAGGAACTGCGCCGGGATGCTTCGCTGCGATCGACCCCAGTGGTGGTGCTGACGACCTCTGACGCCGACCAGGACCGGCTGGAGGCGTACCGCCTAAACGTGGCCGGCTATATTCTAAAGCCCGTGACCTTTGCTACCTTTGCAGATGTAATGGCATCGCTCAACCAGTACTGGGCGCTGTGTGAAATTCCTTAA
- a CDS encoding hybrid sensor histidine kinase/response regulator, whose translation MGRALEILLVDDDAVDRMAICRALSRADLAVQVTEVNNAQEAIDCLNSAAYDCVFLDYRLPEQDGLSLIRQWRSEGVTIPLVVLTGQGDEQIAVDLMKAGASDYLIKTRVSPDRLALLLRNALRVYEAEQREALALAQLQQTNMLLTRQNQELEDQRRYIEDQNLKLIEAYRVKSEFLATMSHELRTPLNAILGFSQILDSQSKGPLTSHQAEMVRRIFTNGKNLLSLVNDILDLSKLEAQRLTLIPSAVDLHRLVEATLSDLRSLADGKTLTLERDLNLSDPVVINDEHRLRQVLTNLVSNAIKFTDRGQVSVRVTDDGASHISLVVEDTGIGIAREQLPHIFEAFRQVDQTIRRQRPGTGLGLAIVHSLVTVMGGTIAVNSLPGQGATFTVTLPRQIAALPAAETLGVEVR comes from the coding sequence ATGGGTAGAGCGCTCGAAATCTTACTGGTGGATGATGATGCGGTCGATCGCATGGCCATTTGCCGGGCGCTGAGCCGCGCTGACCTGGCGGTACAGGTGACGGAGGTCAACAATGCCCAGGAGGCGATCGACTGCCTCAACAGTGCTGCCTACGACTGTGTCTTTTTGGACTATCGCCTACCGGAGCAGGACGGGCTTTCGCTGATTCGGCAGTGGCGCTCCGAGGGGGTCACCATTCCCCTGGTGGTGCTGACCGGTCAGGGCGACGAGCAGATTGCCGTCGATCTGATGAAAGCTGGAGCCAGCGACTACCTGATCAAGACTCGGGTTTCCCCCGATCGCCTGGCCCTGCTGCTGCGCAACGCTCTGCGGGTCTATGAGGCAGAGCAGCGGGAGGCTCTGGCCCTGGCCCAGCTGCAGCAGACCAACATGCTGCTCACCCGCCAAAATCAGGAGCTAGAGGATCAGCGGCGCTACATCGAAGACCAGAATCTCAAGCTGATCGAAGCCTATCGGGTCAAGTCTGAATTTTTGGCCACCATGTCCCACGAGTTGCGCACGCCCCTCAACGCCATTTTGGGGTTCTCACAAATTCTCGACAGCCAGTCCAAGGGCCCATTGACCTCCCATCAGGCGGAGATGGTGAGGCGCATTTTTACCAATGGCAAAAACCTGCTCAGTCTGGTCAATGACATTCTGGATTTGTCTAAGCTGGAGGCCCAGCGGCTGACCTTGATCCCCAGTGCGGTGGATCTGCACCGTCTGGTGGAGGCCACGCTGTCAGACCTGCGATCGCTGGCGGACGGTAAGACCCTGACCCTGGAGCGCGACCTGAACCTCAGCGATCCGGTTGTCATCAACGACGAGCACCGCCTGCGTCAGGTGCTCACCAATCTGGTCTCCAATGCGATCAAATTTACCGATCGCGGCCAGGTGAGCGTTAGGGTCACGGACGATGGAGCCAGCCACATTAGCCTGGTCGTGGAAGATACCGGCATCGGGATCGCCAGAGAACAGCTGCCCCATATCTTTGAAGCCTTTCGCCAGGTCGATCAGACTATCCGTCGCCAGCGCCCCGGCACGGGCCTGGGCCTGGCGATTGTCCATTCCCTGGTGACGGTGATGGGGGGAACCATTGCGGTTAACAGCCTGCCGGGGCAGGGAGCTACCTTTACGGTCACCCTGCCCCGGCAAATTGCGGCCCTGCCTGCGGCCGAAACCCTGGGGGTTGAGGTGCGGTAG
- the purD gene encoding phosphoribosylamine--glycine ligase: protein MKALVVGNGGREHTLAWSLLQSPRITEVVCVPGNGGTATLPRCRNLAMNADDFEGIARFALVNNLELVVIGPEQPLADGITDYLQRQGLKVFGPVQAGAQIEASKAWAKALMAEAGIPTARAAVFTDAAAALAYLDREGAPIVVKADGLAAGKGVTVAQTLEEATQAVNEVFSGRFGEAGRQVVIEEYMTGQEASVLAVTDGQTIRPLVPAQDHKAIGEGDTGPNTGGMGAYAPTPVVTPAIMARVQQEVLEPAIATLRRQGIDYRGVLYAGLMITPKGEPKVVEFNCRFGDPETQAVLPLLETPLDDVMLACIEGRLDSLELQWKPGAAACVVVAAEGYPGSYPKGMEISGVAEATDTGALVFHAGTRRKGSSVVADGGRVLGVTGLGDTFEAAIANAYTGIDKIRFEGMVYRRDIGYRVKAS from the coding sequence GTGAAAGCTCTCGTGGTCGGCAACGGTGGCCGTGAACACACCTTGGCCTGGTCGCTGCTCCAGTCGCCCCGGATTACTGAGGTGGTCTGTGTGCCTGGCAACGGCGGCACTGCCACCCTTCCCCGCTGCCGCAACCTGGCCATGAATGCCGATGACTTTGAGGGCATCGCCCGCTTTGCCCTGGTCAACAACCTGGAGCTGGTGGTCATTGGCCCGGAGCAGCCCCTGGCCGACGGCATTACCGACTACCTGCAGCGTCAGGGGCTAAAGGTGTTTGGCCCGGTGCAGGCCGGGGCCCAGATTGAAGCCAGCAAAGCCTGGGCCAAGGCGCTGATGGCCGAGGCCGGCATTCCCACGGCCAGGGCCGCCGTCTTCACCGACGCCGCTGCGGCCCTGGCCTACCTGGACCGGGAGGGCGCACCAATCGTGGTCAAGGCCGATGGCCTGGCGGCGGGCAAGGGGGTAACGGTGGCCCAAACCCTCGAGGAAGCTACCCAGGCGGTAAACGAGGTCTTCAGCGGCCGCTTTGGCGAGGCGGGCCGTCAGGTGGTGATCGAAGAGTACATGACCGGACAGGAAGCGTCGGTGCTGGCGGTGACCGATGGCCAGACCATTCGCCCCCTGGTGCCCGCCCAGGACCACAAGGCGATCGGCGAGGGCGACACCGGCCCCAACACCGGCGGCATGGGCGCCTACGCTCCTACTCCGGTGGTCACGCCGGCGATCATGGCGCGGGTGCAGCAGGAGGTGCTGGAGCCCGCGATCGCCACCCTGCGCCGCCAGGGCATCGACTATCGCGGCGTGCTCTACGCCGGGCTGATGATCACCCCCAAGGGGGAGCCCAAAGTGGTGGAGTTCAACTGTCGCTTTGGCGATCCGGAGACCCAGGCGGTGCTGCCCCTGCTGGAAACCCCCCTGGACGACGTGATGCTGGCCTGCATTGAAGGACGGCTCGACAGCCTTGAGCTGCAGTGGAAGCCGGGAGCCGCCGCCTGTGTGGTCGTGGCCGCCGAGGGCTACCCCGGCAGCTACCCCAAGGGCATGGAGATCTCTGGGGTTGCGGAAGCCACCGACACCGGGGCGCTGGTGTTCCACGCCGGTACTCGCCGCAAGGGCAGCAGCGTTGTGGCCGACGGCGGTCGCGTGCTGGGGGTGACGGGGCTGGGCGATACCTTCGAGGCCGCGATCGCCAATGCCTACACCGGAATCGACAAAATTCGCTTTGAGGGCATGGTCTACCGCCGCGACATCGGCTACCGGGTCAAGGCCAGTTAG
- a CDS encoding DUF3598 family protein — protein MTPAPSSQWARLLKNQGTWVGSFTQLSPTGTVLQDIPSEVALVPLSAGNTMRQTIRKSPPQQPPSETVLEYSSLGRGVLFCETGAFSQGSIQRSPVSDFGAELGLIHGFERLRLALVFPKVPTLGHLTLIRESRQGHEPTDRPALSIDQLVGTWVGTAETVFPDLQPPQTMATRLEVWQAGSAVGQRLSFGNSPVLQSQGQVVDSTLRFDQGRQPVTVLLLPGGASASFPTEIVPGQPLFLEVGWLINPTLRQRLIRTYNAQGTWEGLTLVTEQKN, from the coding sequence ATGACCCCTGCTCCGTCGTCCCAGTGGGCGCGTCTGCTCAAAAATCAGGGTACCTGGGTGGGCTCTTTCACCCAGCTTTCCCCCACCGGCACGGTGCTACAGGACATCCCCTCGGAGGTGGCCCTGGTGCCGCTCAGCGCTGGCAACACCATGCGCCAGACCATTCGCAAATCCCCGCCCCAGCAGCCCCCCAGCGAAACCGTGCTGGAGTACAGTTCCCTGGGGCGGGGGGTGCTGTTCTGCGAAACCGGAGCCTTTTCCCAGGGCTCCATCCAGCGCAGCCCGGTAAGCGACTTTGGGGCTGAGCTGGGGCTAATTCACGGCTTTGAGCGATTGCGTTTGGCCCTGGTCTTTCCCAAAGTGCCCACCCTCGGCCACCTGACGCTGATTCGCGAGTCCCGGCAGGGCCATGAGCCCACAGACCGTCCCGCGCTGAGCATCGATCAGCTCGTCGGCACCTGGGTGGGGACAGCCGAAACGGTATTTCCCGACCTGCAGCCCCCCCAGACGATGGCCACCCGGCTAGAGGTTTGGCAGGCGGGATCGGCGGTGGGTCAGCGCCTGAGTTTTGGCAACAGTCCGGTTCTCCAGTCCCAGGGGCAGGTGGTCGACTCCACCCTGCGGTTTGATCAGGGCAGGCAGCCGGTCACCGTGCTGCTGCTGCCGGGGGGAGCATCGGCCAGTTTTCCGACCGAAATTGTGCCGGGGCAGCCGCTATTTTTGGAGGTGGGCTGGCTGATTAACCCCACCCTGCGGCAGCGGCTGATTCGCACCTACAACGCCCAGGGCACCTGGGAGGGTCTAACTCTGGTTACAGAGCAGAAAAACTAA
- a CDS encoding molybdenum cofactor biosynthesis protein B, which translates to MAHPPAHSQRLSRPVRCAVITVSDTRTVESDRSGQIIQTLLNQAGHRVHDYRIVPDEPSQIGPLCQTLAQEAEVDGIILTGGTGIAPRDTTYDAIAALLEKTLPGFGELFRQLSFQEIGSRAMASRAVAGVLGSTLIFSLPGSSNAVTLAMEALILPELPHLVSQLRG; encoded by the coding sequence ATGGCCCATCCCCCAGCCCACTCCCAGAGGCTGTCGCGGCCTGTGCGCTGCGCGGTAATTACGGTCAGCGATACCCGCACCGTGGAGAGCGATCGCAGCGGGCAGATCATTCAAACCCTGCTGAACCAGGCGGGGCATCGGGTCCACGACTACCGCATCGTACCCGATGAGCCCAGTCAAATCGGCCCCCTGTGCCAAACCCTGGCCCAGGAGGCTGAGGTTGACGGCATTATTCTCACCGGCGGCACGGGCATTGCCCCCCGCGACACCACCTACGACGCGATCGCTGCCCTGCTAGAGAAAACCCTGCCCGGCTTTGGCGAACTCTTCCGTCAGCTCAGCTTTCAGGAGATCGGCTCCCGCGCCATGGCCTCCCGCGCCGTGGCCGGGGTCTTGGGGTCAACACTGATTTTTTCGCTGCCGGGTTCGAGCAACGCCGTCACCCTGGCGATGGAGGCGCTGATTTTGCCCGAATTGCCCCACCTGGTCAGCCAGCTGCGGGGCTGA
- the psb28 gene encoding photosystem II reaction center protein Psb28, with protein sequence MAEIQFSRGIAEPVIPDVRLTRAKDGSDGTATFYFDHPQALSQEEGVEITGMYLVDEEGEMTSRDVNGKFVNGEPAGIEATYVMKSEAEWDRFMRFMNRYAEQNGLGFTKS encoded by the coding sequence ATGGCCGAGATTCAATTTTCCCGTGGTATCGCAGAACCTGTCATTCCCGATGTGCGGCTTACCCGCGCCAAGGACGGCTCCGACGGCACCGCCACCTTCTACTTCGATCACCCCCAGGCGCTCTCCCAGGAGGAAGGGGTTGAAATCACCGGTATGTACCTGGTTGACGAAGAGGGCGAGATGACCAGCCGCGATGTCAACGGCAAGTTTGTCAACGGCGAACCAGCGGGCATTGAGGCCACCTACGTGATGAAAAGCGAAGCCGAGTGGGATCGCTTCATGCGGTTCATGAACCGCTACGCCGAGCAAAACGGCCTGGGCTTCACCAAGAGCTAG